The Populus alba chromosome 6, ASM523922v2, whole genome shotgun sequence genome contains a region encoding:
- the LOC118048074 gene encoding uncharacterized protein isoform X1 encodes MYARKGYELIKDLANGEKGQLQLFNEDLFNQVVDQCTQHYLELQALIRKMQEESVDVRETRNADHYGALIHHLSLIRNKRCLMAYVHNRAEIIQSFAWKVGLELLELPEEVQEKLSPSEKNYFGKHSAALQSYMAEVGIDLNVDMVPPKDPYIKVRVLDDMGEGILLSDKTANLARHSMHFLKRTDAEQYIARGLMEELTG; translated from the exons ATGTATGCGAGAAAGGGATATGAACTAATTAAAGACCTTGCCAATGGTGAAAAGGGACAGCTTCAACTTTTCAAT GAAGATTTGTTTAATCAAGTTGTTGATCAATGTACTCAGCACTACCTTGAGCTTCAGGCTTTGATAAG GAAAATGCAGGAAGAAAGTGTGGATGTGAGAGAAACTAGAAATGCAGACCACTATGGGGCACTCATCCACCACCTTTCTTTAATTCGCAACAAGCGTTGCTTAATGGCTTACGT GCACAACCGAGCAGAAATTATACAAAGTTTTGCTTGGAAGGTTGGGCTTGAGCTTCTTGAGCTCCCAGAAGAAGTTCAAGAGAAGCTCAGTCCTTCAGAGAAAAACTATTTTGGGAAGCATTCTGCTGCTTTGCAATCATACATGGCAGAAGTGGGAATTGACTTGAATGTG GATATGGTTCCGCCCAAAGATCCATACATCAAGGTGAGAGTCCTTGATGATATGGGTGAAGGGATATTACTAAGTGATAAGACAGCCAATCTTGCTCGCCATTCGATGCACTTTCTTAAACGAACCGATGCTGAGCAGTACATTGCACGG GGCTTGATGGAAGAGCTTACAGGCTGA
- the LOC118048074 gene encoding uncharacterized protein isoform X2 has translation MQEESVDVRETRNADHYGALIHHLSLIRNKRCLMAYVHNRAEIIQSFAWKVGLELLELPEEVQEKLSPSEKNYFGKHSAALQSYMAEVGIDLNVDMVPPKDPYIKVRVLDDMGEGILLSDKTANLARHSMHFLKRTDAEQYIARGLMEELTG, from the exons ATGCAGGAAGAAAGTGTGGATGTGAGAGAAACTAGAAATGCAGACCACTATGGGGCACTCATCCACCACCTTTCTTTAATTCGCAACAAGCGTTGCTTAATGGCTTACGT GCACAACCGAGCAGAAATTATACAAAGTTTTGCTTGGAAGGTTGGGCTTGAGCTTCTTGAGCTCCCAGAAGAAGTTCAAGAGAAGCTCAGTCCTTCAGAGAAAAACTATTTTGGGAAGCATTCTGCTGCTTTGCAATCATACATGGCAGAAGTGGGAATTGACTTGAATGTG GATATGGTTCCGCCCAAAGATCCATACATCAAGGTGAGAGTCCTTGATGATATGGGTGAAGGGATATTACTAAGTGATAAGACAGCCAATCTTGCTCGCCATTCGATGCACTTTCTTAAACGAACCGATGCTGAGCAGTACATTGCACGG GGCTTGATGGAAGAGCTTACAGGCTGA